A section of the Perognathus longimembris pacificus isolate PPM17 chromosome 7, ASM2315922v1, whole genome shotgun sequence genome encodes:
- the Selenon gene encoding selenoprotein N produces MGRARPGERGPRSPGSAATPPPPTPRRCARALALLGALLAAAAAAAAARVFARLAEAQAAARQESALRALGTDGLFLFSSLDTDQDLYISPEEFKPIAEKLTGSTPAASYEDEALPADPGEETLTIEARFQPLLPETMTKSKDGFLGVSRFALSGLRNWTTAAVPSAVFAARHFQPFLPPRGQELGEPWWVIPSELSVLTGYLSNNRFYPPPPKGNEVLIHRLLSMFHPRPFVKTRFAPQGAVACLTATSDSYYTVAFRIHAEFQLSEPPNFPFWFSPGQFTGHIILSKDATHVRDFRLFVPNHRSLNVDMEWLYGASESSSMEVDIGYIPQMELEATGPSVPSVILDEDGNRIDSRPPSGEPLQFVFEEIKWQQELSWEEAARRLEVAMYPFKKVSYLPFTEAFDRAKAENKLVHSILLWGALDDQSCUGSGRTLRETVLESPPILTLLNESFISTWSLVKELEDLQHDQESPSHTQLAGLHLEKYSFPVEMMICLPNGTVVHHINANHFLDITSMKPEDMNNAFSFSAPFEDPSTATYLQFLKEGLRRGLPLLPP; encoded by the exons ATGGGCCGGGCCCGGCCGGGCGAACGCGGGCCCCGCAGCCCGGGCTCGGCCGCGACGCCGCCGCCTCCGACCCCGCGCCGCTGCGCCCGCGCCCTGGCGCTGCTCGGGGCCCTGCTGGCcgcggccgcggccgccgccgccgcccgggtcTTCGCCCGCCTCGCCGAGGCCCAGGCCGCCGCGCGACAG GAGTCCGCGCTGAGGGCCCTGGGGACGGAcggcctcttcctcttctcctcgcTGGACACGGACCAGGATCTGTACATCAGCCCCGAGGAGTTCAAACCCATCGCCGAAAAGCTGACAG GGTCAACTCCTGCAGCCAGCTATGAGGACGAGGCGCTGCCTGCTGACCCCGGCGAGGAGACACTCACCATAGAGGCCCGCTTCCAGCCTCTGCTCCCAGAGACCATGACAAAGAGCAAAGATGGGTTCCTAGGG GTCTCCCGCTTTGCCCTGTCCGGCCTCCGCAACTGGACCACGGCAGCCGTGCCCAGCGCTGTGTTTGCCGCCCGCCACTtccagcccttccttcccccaagagGCCAGGAGCTGGGCGAGCCCTGGTGGGTCATCCCCAGCGAGCTGAGCGTCCTCACCGGCTACTTGTCCAACAACCGCTTCTACCCACCGCCCCCCAAGGGCAACGAG GTCCTCATCCACCGGCTCCTGAGCATGTTCCACCCGCGGCCCTTCGTGAAGACCCGCTTCGCCCCTCAGGGCGCGGTGGCCTGCCTGACGGCCACCAGCGACTCCTACTACACCGTGGCGTTCCG GATCCACGCCGAGTTCCAGCTCAGCGAGCCTCCCAACTTCCCCTTCTGGTTCTCACCAGGCCAGTTCACCGGCCACATCATCCTCTCCAAAGATGCCACCCATGTCCGTGACTTCCGGCTCTTTGTGCCAAATCACAG ATCACTGAATGTGGACATGGAGTGGTTGTATGGGGCCAGTGAGAGCAGCAGCATGGAGGTGGACATCGGCTACATTCCCCAG ATGGAGCTGGAGGCCACAGGCCCCTCGGTGCCCTCCGTGATCCTGGACGAAGACGGGAACAGGATCGACAGCCGCCCTCCCTCCGGGGAGCCGCTACAGTTTGTGTTTGAGGAGATCAAGTGGCAGCAGGAACTGAGCTGGGAGGAGGCTGCCCGGCGCCTGGAGGTGGCCATGTACCCCTTCAAGAAG GTCAGCTACCTGCCGTTCACTGAGGCCTTCGACCGAGCCAAGGCCGAGAACAAGCTGGTGCACTCGATCCTGCTGTGGGGAGCCCTGGATGACCAGTCCTGCTGAG GTTCCGGGCGGACTCTCCGGGAGACCGTCCTGGAAAGTCCGCCCATCCTCACCCTCCTCAACGAGAGCTTCATCAGCACCTGGTCCCTGGTGAAGGAGCTGGAGGACCTGCAG CACGACCAGGAGAGCCCGTCGCACACGCAGCTGGCTGGCCTGCACCTGGAGAAGTACAGCTTCCCTGTGGAGATGATGATCTGCCTGCCCAATGGCACCGTG GTCCACCACATCAACGCCAACCACTTCCTGGACATCACCTCCATGAAGCCCGAGGACATGAACAACGCCTTCAGCTTCTCGGCCCCCTTCGAGGACCCGTCCACGGCCACCTACCTGCAGTTCCTCAAGGAGGGCCTGCGGCGCGGcctgcccctcctcccgccctAG